The Devosia sp. MC521 genome has a segment encoding these proteins:
- a CDS encoding cytochrome C, which produces MRMRHFLLAGTIPLIFAVVATSAQSPTRTPDIEEIMQWARSGHADAHSESFAHWNDEGEIPPVCSTCHSGAGFRSLHGLDGSEPGLPQSPIPVGGVVDCDTCHSPGLQTVTHVTLPSGQQHPVTGFEAACMTCHSGRAASVTVEKAVAERPEDVVDAELRFINPHYATAAASLLGGTGALGYHYPGKAYEPRFVHARPVSTCISCHEPHNLTVSQETCQTCHETGASQDIRISRQSHDGSGNLEQGIAVDIAANRKRLFALIADYAREVVGTPIVFDAARHPYFFADHNGDGLADQRDEAPVAYASWTPRLLKAAYNWKFVGADAAIHVHNPHYALELLYDSAEDLSAALQRELTGMVR; this is translated from the coding sequence ATGCGCATGCGACACTTCCTGCTGGCAGGCACCATTCCACTGATCTTCGCGGTTGTCGCCACCTCCGCGCAGAGCCCGACGCGCACGCCCGATATCGAGGAAATCATGCAATGGGCGCGCTCGGGCCATGCCGATGCCCACTCGGAATCTTTTGCGCACTGGAATGACGAGGGCGAGATTCCGCCTGTCTGCTCCACCTGCCATTCCGGCGCGGGATTCCGCTCGCTCCATGGCTTGGACGGCAGCGAGCCGGGCCTGCCACAATCGCCAATTCCGGTCGGAGGCGTCGTCGACTGCGATACCTGCCACAGCCCCGGACTGCAAACCGTCACCCACGTCACCTTGCCCTCCGGCCAGCAGCACCCGGTTACCGGGTTCGAGGCGGCCTGCATGACCTGCCACTCGGGGCGCGCCGCCAGCGTCACCGTTGAAAAGGCCGTGGCCGAGCGTCCCGAAGACGTCGTGGATGCCGAGTTGCGCTTCATCAATCCCCACTATGCCACGGCCGCAGCCAGCCTGCTGGGCGGTACGGGGGCGCTGGGCTATCACTATCCGGGAAAGGCCTACGAGCCGCGCTTCGTGCATGCGAGGCCGGTCTCGACCTGCATATCCTGCCACGAGCCGCACAACCTGACGGTCAGCCAGGAAACCTGCCAGACCTGCCACGAGACCGGCGCCTCTCAGGATATTCGTATCTCGCGGCAAAGCCATGATGGCAGCGGCAACCTCGAACAGGGTATCGCCGTGGACATTGCCGCCAATCGCAAGCGCCTGTTTGCACTGATAGCCGACTATGCCCGCGAGGTTGTCGGCACGCCCATCGTCTTTGACGCTGCGCGTCATCCGTATTTCTTCGCCGACCACAATGGCGACGGCCTGGCGGACCAGCGCGATGAAGCGCCCGTCGCCTATGCCAGCTGGACGCCCCGTCTGCTCAAGGCAGCCTATAACTGGAAATTCGTGGGGGCGGATGCAGCGATCCACGTCCACAACCCCCATTATGCGCTCGAGCTGCTCTATGATTCCGCAGAGGATCTGTCCGCCGCGCTGCAGCGAGAGCTCACGGGAATGGTTCGCTAA
- a CDS encoding Na(+)-translocating NADH-quinone reductase subunit A gives MRGDRDIFGLGRGLSIPLSTPNPLPKEPETLITDEAGLSVNALADLRAEPLVSQGDIVKQGAPVLRDRRHPEYVITAPMAGRVTALEIGAGRRLSSMVFAAETRQQQHRYDARAAGEEIAGKTGRAALRALLQETGLWRRFNVRPFGRIPKGDAKPAAIFVMAVDTRPLAASPRIALDEGSAVALQRGIAALGTLCAGPVFFCQDRGPDIVQEMDRLHIIRVGDLHPAGLAGHRVLDRFPARLDRQVWDIGVDDVVAIGELLEEGTLPTTRLVAVVGPGLRASRLVRCQPGADLSEICYRSLKPGPTVIFSGSVLDGAQARWLGEKDRQVTVLPRSDTKPQRHWLDAALRRASRPEPIIATAAVEEALGGFMPGMALLRALSVGDDEAAAELGALSLVEADLAMVDYVTAASPRFSDLLRAALDRMEANT, from the coding sequence ATGCGGGGAGATAGGGACATATTTGGACTAGGACGGGGGCTCTCAATCCCCCTTAGCACGCCAAATCCCCTGCCGAAGGAGCCCGAGACGCTCATAACGGACGAGGCCGGGCTAAGCGTCAATGCCCTTGCCGATTTGCGCGCCGAACCGCTGGTGTCGCAGGGGGATATCGTCAAGCAGGGCGCGCCGGTGCTGCGCGACCGCCGCCATCCTGAATATGTCATCACCGCGCCCATGGCCGGCCGCGTCACCGCGCTCGAGATCGGCGCCGGGCGGCGGCTGAGCAGCATGGTGTTTGCGGCCGAGACGCGCCAGCAACAGCATCGCTATGATGCGCGCGCCGCCGGTGAAGAGATTGCCGGCAAGACTGGCCGTGCTGCATTGCGTGCGCTCTTGCAGGAGACAGGCCTGTGGCGGCGGTTCAACGTCCGCCCCTTCGGTCGCATTCCCAAGGGTGACGCCAAGCCGGCGGCCATCTTCGTCATGGCGGTGGATACCCGGCCCCTCGCAGCCAGCCCCCGTATTGCGCTTGACGAGGGCAGCGCAGTAGCGCTTCAACGTGGGATTGCGGCCTTGGGCACACTTTGCGCGGGACCTGTCTTTTTCTGCCAGGATCGCGGGCCGGACATCGTCCAGGAGATGGACCGTCTGCACATCATTCGCGTCGGCGACCTGCACCCGGCGGGCCTGGCTGGCCACCGAGTTCTCGACCGGTTTCCCGCCCGGCTTGACCGCCAGGTATGGGACATCGGCGTCGACGATGTCGTCGCCATCGGGGAGTTGCTGGAAGAGGGCACTCTGCCGACTACCCGACTGGTGGCGGTTGTGGGGCCCGGGCTGCGCGCCAGCCGGCTGGTCCGCTGCCAGCCTGGCGCTGACCTGAGCGAGATCTGCTACCGATCGCTGAAGCCCGGACCAACGGTCATCTTTTCCGGTTCGGTGCTGGACGGTGCCCAGGCTCGCTGGCTGGGGGAGAAGGACCGTCAGGTGACGGTATTGCCGCGCTCGGACACGAAGCCGCAGAGGCACTGGCTGGATGCCGCGCTACGCCGCGCTTCTCGTCCCGAACCGATCATTGCTACCGCGGCGGTCGAAGAGGCCTTGGGTGGTTTCATGCCCGGCATGGCATTGCTGCGGGCCCTGTCGGTCGGGGATGATGAGGCTGCCGCTGAACTCGGCGCCCTATCGCTGGTCGAGGCGGATTTAGCCATGGTGGACTATGTCACCGCCGCCTCCCCGCGGTTTTCCGACCTGCTGCGTGCTGCACTTGACCGCATGGAGGCAAATACATGA
- a CDS encoding RnfABCDGE type electron transport complex subunit D, producing the protein MMRGIWNRETVAVIILAAAIPVAVAWIWQEGSAGATRLLFAIVVGGVWQAIFTMLRAQPPSASGIVSALLIAMLAPEVGPFQFVLGVSFGFVFGELVFGGWGRSVLSPAVVAVVFLGFGFPLAAWPPLAVPLGWATIPAALLLLALGILPWRVLAGALVVLVVGGGFSLDLLTSAVAVVLVLLVCDPATCASTASGRWLNGALFGALIVLFSAIWATAPVQTAVSAALLTALTTPLLDEITIAIWRALRRHRHG; encoded by the coding sequence ATGATGCGAGGCATCTGGAATCGCGAGACCGTGGCGGTGATCATTCTGGCAGCGGCGATCCCCGTGGCGGTCGCCTGGATCTGGCAGGAAGGCTCGGCCGGTGCCACACGACTGCTGTTCGCCATTGTCGTCGGCGGGGTATGGCAGGCCATATTCACAATGCTGCGGGCACAGCCGCCCAGCGCTTCGGGTATCGTCTCGGCGCTGCTCATCGCCATGCTGGCGCCCGAGGTCGGACCGTTCCAGTTCGTTCTGGGGGTCAGTTTCGGCTTCGTTTTCGGCGAACTGGTTTTCGGCGGCTGGGGTCGCAGCGTACTGAGCCCTGCCGTGGTCGCCGTCGTGTTTCTCGGCTTCGGCTTCCCGCTGGCCGCCTGGCCGCCACTTGCGGTTCCGCTGGGTTGGGCGACCATACCGGCGGCGCTGCTGCTGCTCGCATTGGGTATCCTGCCGTGGCGGGTGCTGGCCGGCGCCCTGGTCGTGCTGGTTGTCGGCGGCGGATTCAGCCTTGATCTGCTAACGAGCGCGGTGGCCGTTGTCCTAGTCCTACTGGTCTGCGATCCCGCGACCTGCGCGTCTACCGCATCGGGCCGCTGGCTCAATGGCGCCCTGTTCGGCGCGCTCATCGTGCTTTTTTCCGCGATCTGGGCGACCGCCCCAGTCCAGACCGCCGTCTCGGCGGCGCTGCTGACGGCGCTCACCACACCCCTACTGGACGAGATCACCATCGCCATATGGCGGGCGCTTCGGAGACATCGGCATGGCTGA
- the nqrC gene encoding NADH:ubiquinone reductase (Na(+)-transporting) subunit C: MADLNPFRLWRRLLALPNESRPKTIAIAFLVSAICAVLVTGATVMLRPIQAQNRAVEQQARLEALLAEIPGLTQILAQSDDMTLSTVVVDLLRAEAAQDITPETLPAALADTASWTQLSPQQDIANLGSRANLKQIYLLRGPDEQVKVVILPVSGTGYGGPIEAMVAVADNMNTVAGLTVLSHGETPGLGARITEPAWRQQFSGKRIADDTGAVRLTVARGGGSSEFEVDAITGATRTSTAMAKMLQFWLGPQGYGPLLQAIRRGEF, from the coding sequence ATGGCTGACCTGAACCCTTTTCGGCTTTGGCGCAGGCTTCTGGCACTGCCCAATGAGAGCCGCCCCAAGACCATTGCAATAGCCTTCCTAGTTTCGGCGATCTGTGCGGTGCTGGTCACGGGCGCAACCGTGATGCTGCGGCCGATACAGGCGCAGAACCGCGCCGTGGAACAGCAGGCCCGCCTCGAAGCCCTGCTGGCCGAAATACCCGGACTGACCCAGATTCTGGCCCAGTCCGATGACATGACGCTTTCGACCGTGGTGGTGGATCTGCTCCGGGCCGAAGCGGCGCAGGACATAACGCCCGAAACTCTGCCGGCCGCCCTGGCGGACACGGCGAGCTGGACACAACTTTCCCCCCAGCAAGACATCGCCAATCTGGGAAGCAGAGCCAATCTAAAGCAGATCTACCTGCTGCGCGGGCCCGACGAGCAGGTCAAAGTCGTCATCCTGCCGGTGAGCGGCACCGGTTATGGCGGCCCGATCGAAGCCATGGTTGCCGTGGCCGATAACATGAACACGGTGGCGGGTCTTACCGTCCTCTCGCATGGGGAGACGCCGGGCCTGGGCGCGCGGATCACCGAGCCGGCCTGGCGGCAGCAGTTTTCCGGCAAGCGCATAGCCGATGACACCGGGGCGGTGCGCCTGACCGTCGCGCGCGGTGGCGGCAGCAGCGAGTTCGAGGTCGATGCCATTACCGGGGCGACGCGTACCAGCACTGCCATGGCCAAGATGCTGCAATTCTGGCTGGGGCCGCAGGGCTACGGCCCCCTGCTCCAGGCGATCCGGCGGGGAGAGTTCTGA
- a CDS encoding NADH:ubiquinone reductase (Na(+)-transporting) subunit D yields the protein MAGWTTVTDPILRQNPVTLQILGICSALAVTTTLAAALTMGAALTLVVVTAGAIISMIRAHLPSSIRLIVQIIIVASLVIVIDQFLQAFFYEMSQRLSVFVSLIATNCVVLGRTESFALHNRPLPAMADGLGNGLGYSLVLAIVGSVRELFGQGTLLGYAILPTVEQGGWYEPLSLMLLAPSAFFLLGGLVWAIRSWRREQIETPEYSLAPTRDAGT from the coding sequence ATGGCCGGCTGGACGACAGTCACCGACCCCATCCTCCGCCAGAACCCCGTGACCTTGCAGATCCTGGGCATCTGCTCGGCTTTGGCGGTGACCACGACCCTGGCCGCCGCCCTGACCATGGGCGCGGCATTGACCCTGGTCGTCGTCACTGCGGGCGCGATCATCAGCATGATACGCGCGCACCTGCCTTCCTCGATCCGGCTGATCGTGCAAATCATCATCGTGGCTTCGCTGGTGATCGTGATCGATCAGTTCCTGCAGGCGTTCTTCTATGAGATGAGCCAGCGCCTGTCGGTCTTTGTCAGCCTGATCGCGACCAACTGCGTCGTGCTGGGCCGCACCGAATCCTTTGCCCTGCACAATCGGCCGCTTCCGGCGATGGCCGATGGCCTTGGCAATGGGCTGGGCTATTCGTTGGTGCTGGCGATTGTCGGCAGCGTGCGGGAACTGTTCGGCCAGGGCACGCTGCTGGGCTATGCGATCCTGCCGACTGTGGAACAGGGCGGCTGGTACGAACCGCTCAGCCTGATGCTGCTGGCGCCCAGCGCCTTTTTCCTCCTCGGCGGACTGGTCTGGGCCATCAGAAGCTGGCGCCGGGAGCAGATCGAGACGCCTGAATATAGCCTGGCACCGACACGGGATGCCGGCACATGA
- the nqrE gene encoding NADH:ubiquinone reductase (Na(+)-transporting) subunit E: MTDLAGLFIRSAFVENMPLTLFLGLCTFLALSRRPGTAAGLGVAVIVVMGVTVPVNHLLYQFVLAPGAWTWAGLPDLDLSYLRLLTFIGVIAAAVQLVEMVMDRCLPALFNTFGVFLSLLAVHCAILGGSLFMADRRYDLAESTVFGLGSGTGFALAVIMLSAIRRRLAYADLPGGLQGLGIAFIITGMMSLGFSTFAQVALP; encoded by the coding sequence ATGACCGATCTCGCCGGCCTCTTCATCCGCTCAGCCTTCGTCGAGAACATGCCGCTGACGCTGTTCCTGGGGCTGTGCACCTTCCTCGCCCTGTCGCGGCGGCCGGGCACGGCGGCAGGCCTGGGCGTTGCGGTTATCGTTGTGATGGGCGTCACGGTGCCGGTCAATCACCTGCTCTACCAGTTCGTGCTGGCGCCGGGCGCCTGGACTTGGGCCGGCCTGCCCGATCTCGACCTGAGCTATCTGCGGCTGCTGACCTTTATCGGGGTGATCGCTGCGGCGGTGCAACTGGTGGAAATGGTGATGGATCGTTGTCTGCCCGCGCTCTTCAACACGTTCGGCGTGTTTCTCTCGCTGCTGGCGGTGCACTGCGCCATTCTCGGGGGGAGCCTGTTCATGGCGGATCGGCGTTATGACCTGGCCGAGAGCACGGTGTTCGGACTGGGTTCGGGCACCGGCTTTGCCTTGGCAGTCATCATGCTCTCGGCAATCCGGCGCCGGCTCGCCTATGCCGACCTGCCCGGCGGACTGCAGGGGCTGGGGATCGCCTTCATCATTACCGGCATGATGTCGCTGGGCTTTTCCACTTTCGCCCAGGTGGCATTGCCATGA
- the nqrF gene encoding NADH:ubiquinone reductase (Na(+)-transporting) subunit F — protein MIEIALGSALIIGLILALALGLLAARSRLVPDVALSVTVNGGQVIAAKRGAKLLEVLQGADIPVPAACGGSGTCGQCRVTATGPGAGELRATERGLLSASERRADVRLACQLNLRGSVEVTVAPEILSAGAFTCTVASNRMLAPLIRELVLDLPAGQNINFRAGGFMMLTAPPYERDFAHLEIDAEHELTWSVAGWEALRSQVSERTSRAYSLASRPQDRGQLVFNIRLAVPPAGQETEIPPGIVSSYLFGLTRGDTIEVSGPFGDFHVQPSERHMIFVGGGVGMAPLRAMIHEQLGLGTSRAMSYFYGARARNDLFYLDEFEHLATRHPSFDWTVALSDPAPGDRWHGPTGFIHQVLRDALLKHPAPEDCEYYLCGPPVMISAVLATLDELGVEAHSIFNDDFGS, from the coding sequence ATGATCGAGATCGCCCTGGGCAGCGCCCTCATCATTGGCCTGATCCTGGCGCTGGCGCTCGGCCTGCTTGCCGCCCGCTCTCGACTGGTGCCCGACGTGGCGCTGTCGGTGACCGTCAATGGCGGACAGGTGATTGCTGCCAAGCGTGGCGCCAAACTGCTCGAAGTCCTGCAGGGCGCCGATATTCCCGTTCCCGCAGCCTGCGGCGGGAGTGGCACATGCGGCCAATGCCGGGTTACCGCCACCGGGCCTGGGGCGGGGGAATTGCGGGCGACCGAGCGCGGGTTGCTTTCGGCCAGCGAACGGCGCGCCGATGTGCGCCTCGCCTGCCAGCTCAACCTGCGTGGCTCGGTCGAGGTTACCGTGGCGCCGGAGATCCTTTCCGCGGGGGCCTTTACCTGCACCGTCGCGAGCAACCGCATGCTGGCGCCGCTGATCCGCGAACTGGTGCTCGACCTGCCGGCCGGGCAGAATATCAATTTCCGCGCCGGCGGCTTCATGATGCTGACGGCACCGCCTTACGAGCGAGACTTCGCCCATCTCGAAATCGACGCCGAGCATGAACTTACCTGGTCGGTCGCTGGCTGGGAGGCGCTGCGCTCGCAAGTGTCGGAACGCACCAGCCGGGCCTATTCGCTGGCCAGCCGACCCCAGGACCGCGGGCAGCTTGTCTTTAATATCCGGTTGGCCGTGCCTCCAGCGGGGCAGGAAACCGAGATCCCGCCGGGAATTGTTTCGTCCTATCTGTTCGGGCTGACGCGGGGCGACACGATTGAAGTCTCCGGGCCGTTCGGCGACTTCCATGTCCAGCCGAGCGAACGCCACATGATCTTTGTCGGGGGCGGCGTCGGCATGGCCCCATTGCGGGCCATGATCCACGAGCAACTCGGGCTGGGCACCAGCCGAGCCATGTCCTACTTCTACGGTGCCCGCGCCCGCAACGATCTATTCTATCTCGACGAATTCGAGCATCTGGCGACGCGGCACCCGAGCTTCGACTGGACCGTAGCGCTGTCCGATCCGGCCCCGGGGGACCGCTGGCACGGACCAACCGGCTTCATCCACCAGGTGTTGCGCGATGCGCTGCTCAAGCATCCGGCTCCCGAGGATTGCGAATACTACCTCTGCGGCCCGCCGGTCATGATTTCTGCGGTTCTGGCCACGCTCGACGAGCTCGGCGTTGAAGCGCATTCAATATTCAACGACGATTTCGGGAGCTAG
- a CDS encoding FAD:protein FMN transferase, with product MRTRNPNRRLVVTMGLSALAMPALARTPASTQTVTGPAFGTQWRVVLRAGADPIRLREMIERLLARIDMQLSPWQAESTIGRFNRLQSTDWYRADEAVVTVAKAALAVRSASGGCFDPAVGPLVNQWGFGPITGELSADRGFELGEAALRKHDGELTLDLCGIAKGYALDRLVSLLMDEGEEDFVADLGGEIALRGSHPSGRGWQVAIEDPRPDESGAAEIVALGNRAIATSGDKINAFNLGARRFSHIIDPATGEPVATTIASVSVIADEAMIADGWATALMAAGERGPALAEQNSLDALFVFRDGLGGLERISTHCFAAHIA from the coding sequence ATGCGGACGCGCAATCCCAACCGCCGCCTGGTTGTAACCATGGGACTTTCCGCGCTGGCCATGCCGGCACTTGCCCGCACACCGGCATCGACGCAGACTGTGACAGGGCCGGCATTCGGCACCCAGTGGCGGGTCGTGCTGCGCGCGGGGGCTGACCCGATCCGATTGCGAGAGATGATCGAAAGGCTGCTGGCCAGGATCGACATGCAGTTGTCGCCTTGGCAGGCCGAAAGCACTATCGGCCGCTTCAACCGGCTGCAGAGCACGGACTGGTACCGCGCCGACGAGGCGGTGGTGACAGTCGCTAAGGCGGCGCTTGCCGTGCGCAGCGCCAGCGGCGGCTGCTTTGATCCTGCGGTTGGCCCACTGGTCAATCAATGGGGCTTTGGGCCGATCACGGGCGAACTGAGCGCGGATCGGGGTTTCGAGTTGGGCGAGGCGGCCTTGCGCAAGCATGATGGCGAACTGACGCTTGACCTGTGCGGGATCGCCAAGGGCTATGCGCTCGATCGGCTGGTCAGCCTGCTGATGGACGAGGGAGAAGAGGATTTCGTGGCCGACCTGGGCGGCGAGATAGCCCTGCGCGGCAGTCATCCCAGCGGGCGAGGCTGGCAGGTGGCCATTGAAGACCCGCGCCCGGACGAGAGCGGCGCAGCCGAAATTGTCGCTCTCGGCAACCGGGCTATCGCCACTTCAGGCGACAAGATCAACGCCTTCAATCTCGGTGCACGTCGCTTCAGCCACATTATTGATCCCGCCACGGGCGAGCCGGTCGCGACAACCATTGCCTCGGTCTCCGTCATTGCCGACGAGGCGATGATCGCTGATGGTTGGGCCACCGCGCTGATGGCTGCCGGCGAGCGGGGCCCGGCCTTGGCTGAGCAAAACAGCCTCGATGCGCTGTTCGTATTCCGCGATGGGCTGGGTGGCCTTGAGCGCATTTCCACCCATTGCTTTGCCGCGCACATCGCCTGA
- a CDS encoding CBS domain-containing protein, producing MSEAIAGIMRTQYLTLEADTPIRQAAGLLHANGEEAAPVVDAAGALLGILTQKDCFRPAMMASYYQQWRGTVGEQMSHPVRTIDATSDIVAAAEMFASEPYRSFPVLRLGQLVGMLRRDDVLGRLLELG from the coding sequence ATGAGTGAAGCCATTGCCGGGATCATGCGCACCCAATACCTCACCTTGGAGGCCGATACGCCGATACGACAGGCCGCGGGACTGCTGCATGCCAATGGCGAGGAGGCGGCGCCTGTTGTGGATGCCGCAGGCGCGTTACTGGGAATTCTGACCCAGAAGGACTGCTTTCGCCCGGCCATGATGGCCAGCTATTACCAACAGTGGCGCGGAACCGTGGGGGAGCAGATGAGCCACCCCGTTCGCACCATCGATGCAACGAGTGACATCGTTGCCGCAGCGGAAATGTTCGCTTCCGAGCCGTACCGGTCCTTCCCGGTGCTCCGGTTAGGACAGCTCGTTGGCATGCTCCGCCGCGACGATGTCTTGGGGCGGCTGCTGGAACTCGGTTAG
- a CDS encoding IS481 family transposase, with translation MNQEQREIARKLRVLRHAEDTGQVAKTCRYFGVSRSSFYRWRVAYLKLGEAGLVNRPPIPKWHANRIPIEIEEKVLHLRSKYHLGPMRIVWYMARYHGIKISDATVSRMLKRNGVNRLPRGTRLRKVHTKRYNKQVPGHHIQMDVKFLTFKGESGEKVRRFQFTAIDDATRVRALKIYQKHTQASAIDFVDHIINTFPFRIREIRTDNGHEFQAKFHWHVEDQGIRHAYIKRSTPQLNGKVERSHRSDQQEFYQLLSYKGDVDLEAKLNEWERFYNFARPHGAFNGKTPYEALREKL, from the coding sequence ATGAACCAGGAACAACGTGAGATTGCGCGCAAGCTTCGTGTTCTGAGGCACGCAGAAGATACGGGTCAGGTCGCCAAGACCTGTCGATACTTCGGCGTCAGCCGCAGCAGTTTTTACCGGTGGCGTGTTGCCTATCTGAAGCTCGGTGAGGCCGGTCTGGTGAACCGGCCGCCAATCCCCAAATGGCATGCTAATCGCATACCAATCGAGATCGAGGAGAAAGTTCTCCACCTTCGCAGCAAGTATCACCTCGGCCCAATGCGGATCGTCTGGTATATGGCCCGATACCATGGGATTAAAATCTCAGACGCCACGGTCTCGCGGATGCTTAAACGCAATGGCGTCAATCGGCTGCCGCGCGGTACCCGTCTGCGCAAGGTGCACACCAAGCGATACAACAAGCAGGTTCCCGGCCACCATATTCAGATGGACGTCAAGTTCCTGACATTTAAGGGGGAAAGTGGCGAGAAGGTCCGGCGCTTTCAGTTCACTGCCATCGATGATGCGACCCGGGTGCGAGCGCTCAAAATCTACCAGAAGCACACCCAGGCAAGCGCGATCGATTTTGTTGACCACATCATCAATACTTTCCCGTTTCGAATTCGCGAGATCCGAACCGACAATGGCCATGAGTTCCAGGCCAAGTTCCATTGGCATGTCGAAGACCAAGGCATCCGCCATGCCTATATCAAGCGCAGTACGCCGCAATTGAACGGCAAGGTCGAACGATCGCACCGGTCAGATCAACAGGAGTTCTACCAGCTGCTCAGCTACAAGGGCGATGTTGATCTCGAGGCGAAACTGAACGAGTGGGAACGGTTCTATAACTTCGCCAGGCCGCACGGCGCGTTCAACGGAAAAACCCCTTACGAGGCCCTCCGAGAAAAGCTATAA
- a CDS encoding iron ABC transporter permease produces MTARFDFWKIVSFATWAILALLLIIPVGSVLISSFVDRSGNTGLANYLAFVMEPRYQRAFLNTLVVGFGGLFGAMLLGSIMAFCISRFQIKGGKFVSLLAILALVSPPFIGAYSWIVLFGAGGVVRSWAREIGINMPPIYGLGGILIVFALKFYPFVYLMVSGALSNVNRSLEEAAEGLGLTPLQRTFKISFPLVLPALSAGGLLALIQSIADFGTPRLLGRGYNVLATEAYALYSAEVGSNMSMATTISVVLIMVSMAFVMIQRFMSRKNVYHGNMINKPIKIQLRGWRNWLAHFAVYFIGLCGAMPVIISVIYSLRKTNGPVFQDGFALQSYERIIFNLGDVVRNSLTFSAIAVALIVVAGTIIGVLVARRTSINTSLLDGAFMIPYVMPGIVIGIAYIAAFNTGPLVLTGTAAIIILSIFIRRLPYTVRTTSSALRQISPSLEEAAVSLGYSPFQAFLRVTVPLIVPGIIAGAMLSFVTAINELSSSLVLYVGSTITMPVRIYVLILDGDFGVAAAMSTILLLISGIAVYIAFRLMGKNEQALL; encoded by the coding sequence ATGACAGCGCGTTTCGACTTTTGGAAAATCGTAAGTTTCGCGACGTGGGCGATCCTTGCGCTCTTGTTGATTATACCGGTCGGCTCGGTACTCATTTCGAGCTTCGTCGATCGTTCCGGCAACACCGGGCTCGCCAACTATTTGGCGTTCGTTATGGAGCCCCGCTATCAGCGGGCTTTCTTGAATACGCTCGTGGTGGGCTTTGGCGGACTCTTTGGCGCCATGTTGCTCGGCTCGATCATGGCCTTCTGCATCTCGCGCTTCCAGATTAAGGGCGGCAAGTTCGTCTCGCTCCTCGCGATCCTCGCCCTCGTGTCACCGCCCTTCATCGGCGCATACTCGTGGATTGTGTTGTTCGGCGCTGGCGGTGTCGTCCGCAGTTGGGCCCGCGAAATCGGGATCAACATGCCTCCAATCTATGGGCTGGGCGGCATTCTCATCGTCTTCGCGCTGAAGTTCTATCCCTTCGTCTACCTGATGGTTTCGGGCGCACTATCGAACGTCAACCGCTCGCTTGAAGAGGCAGCAGAAGGCCTTGGCCTGACCCCACTACAGCGTACATTCAAGATCTCGTTTCCGCTCGTTCTGCCAGCGCTCTCGGCAGGCGGTCTTCTGGCGCTCATCCAGTCTATCGCGGACTTCGGCACGCCACGTCTGCTCGGCCGTGGCTACAACGTGCTCGCCACCGAAGCCTATGCGCTTTACTCGGCTGAAGTTGGGTCCAACATGTCCATGGCGACCACCATTTCGGTGGTGCTGATCATGGTCTCTATGGCCTTTGTGATGATCCAGCGCTTCATGTCGCGCAAGAACGTCTACCACGGCAACATGATCAACAAGCCGATCAAAATCCAGCTCCGAGGCTGGCGCAATTGGTTGGCGCACTTCGCTGTCTATTTCATCGGCCTGTGCGGTGCCATGCCGGTGATCATTTCGGTCATTTACTCGCTGCGCAAGACCAACGGCCCTGTGTTTCAGGATGGTTTCGCGCTACAAAGCTATGAGCGCATCATCTTCAACCTCGGCGATGTCGTGCGCAATTCGCTCACCTTCTCCGCTATCGCCGTGGCCTTGATCGTTGTCGCTGGCACCATAATCGGCGTGCTCGTCGCTCGCCGCACCAGCATCAACACCTCCCTGCTCGATGGGGCGTTCATGATCCCCTATGTGATGCCGGGCATTGTTATCGGTATCGCCTATATTGCCGCGTTCAACACGGGCCCACTCGTCCTGACTGGCACGGCAGCCATCATCATCCTCTCGATCTTTATTCGTCGGCTGCCCTATACGGTGCGCACGACAAGTTCGGCACTGCGCCAAATCTCGCCCAGTCTTGAGGAAGCAGCGGTCTCACTGGGATACAGCCCATTCCAGGCATTCCTACGCGTAACCGTGCCGCTGATCGTTCCCGGCATCATCGCCGGTGCAATGCTCAGCTTTGTCACTGCGATCAACGAGCTATCGTCCTCGCTCGTGCTTTATGTCGGATCGACGATCACCATGCCGGTGCGCATTTACGTTCTCATTCTCGATGGTGACTTCGGGGTGGCGGCCGCTATGTCGACCATTCTGCTGTTGATCAGTGGCATTGCGGTCTACATCGCGTTCCGCCTGATGGGCAAAAATGAGCAGGCTCTGCTCTAG